In Haliotis asinina isolate JCU_RB_2024 chromosome 15, JCU_Hal_asi_v2, whole genome shotgun sequence, one DNA window encodes the following:
- the LOC137266239 gene encoding methyltransferase-like protein 27 produces the protein MSKGRHKTGDTEWKFDDAIAYDQNAKAFRKGITTDEAMRYYSQYYQQYEEDLRPGRYNGPRIAADAVARCYPRDRDQKKVIDIAAGTGFVAENLKAHGFTYVDALEPSANMIARAKQKGLYQKIYENFLGEDPLPIAADTYDCAVVCGGFGEGHIPCCGLYELLRITKPGGVICNVMREEYLNEVEEYRECLEPLMNSLEKAGKWSLISRDVVSDYFIDLPGIVFMYIVN, from the exons ATGTCGAAAGGCCGACACAAGACTGGGGACACAGAATGGAAATTTGATGATGCAATTGCTTACGATCAGAATGCCAAGGCATTTCGAAAAGGAATCACCACGGATGAGGCCATGAGGTATTACTCACAATACTATCAGCAATATGAAGAG GATCTCCGTCCAGGACGGTACAATGGTCCCAGGATTGCTGCTGATGCTGTGGCCCGCTGCTACCCCCGGGACAGGGACCAGAAGAAGGTCATTGACATTGCCGCAGGGACGGGATTCGTTGCTGAGAAT TTGAAGGCACATGGATTCACGTACGTAGACGCCCTTGAACCATCGGCCAACATGATTGCTCGGGCCAAACAGAAGGGACTGTATCAAAAGATCTACGAAAACTTTTTAGGAGAAGATCCTTTACCAATAGCAGCTG ATACATACGACTGTGCAGTTGTTTGCGGTGGATTTGGGGAAGGACATATTCCATGTTGTGGATTATATGAGCTCCTCCGGATTACAAAACCAG GTGGTGTGATATGCAATGTGATGAGAGAAGAATACTTAAATGAAGTGGAGGAATACAGGGAATGTCTCGAGCCACTCATGAACTCGTTAGAAAAAGCAGGAAAGTGGTCACTGATCTCACGTGACGTCGTTTCGGACTATTTTATTGACCTGCCAGGGATTGTATTCATGTACATAGTTAACTAA